One window of Quercus robur chromosome 12, dhQueRobu3.1, whole genome shotgun sequence genomic DNA carries:
- the LOC126708867 gene encoding pentatricopeptide repeat-containing protein At5g57250, mitochondrial, whose product MFYSNTKLFHSSSSSLQTLLKRGFTPTLKSINKFLLFLSQTHRCDSIIHFFSQLSSNQIKPNSHTHSILTWALLKSHKFDEAEHFMKTHDQIAPKTSMWDSLIQGLCTKQNNPEKALSLLQFCLRNNGIVPSSFTFSSLIFRFSSEGNMGRAIEVLELMTDENVRYPFDNFVCTSLISGFCKIGKPELAVGFFENAVSSGALRPNVVTYTALVSALCKLGRVNEVGDLVYRMEKEGLGMAFDVVFYSSWICGYVAEGLLMDVFRKKKEMVERGINLDTVSYTILIDGFSKLGDVEKAVGFLNKMRKDGVQPNLVTYTAIMLGFCKRGKLEEAFSIFKMVDDLGIVVDEFMYATLINGLCRRGDFDRVFHLLDEMEKRGISPSTVTYNIVINGLCKFGRTSEADKVSKGVTGDVITYSTLLHGYIGEENITGILETKRRLEEAGVCMDIVMCNILIKALFMVGAFEDAYVLYKGMPEMDIVADSFTYCTMIDGYCKVNRIDEALEIFDEFRRTPIFSAACYNSIINGLCKKGMVDMATEVFFELNEKGLTLDGNIHMMLIRAIFEAQSANGILNVVCRLNNQRPEYDVICNAAIFFLCKRGLPETAGEVYMVMRRKGSTVTLKSYYSILKGLISGGKVWLSQPILSAFLKEYGLVEPRVNKILAFYLSLKDANSTIQFLDRIKEKISAVTLPVSVFKALIKHGRVLDAYKLLVEAEDYLPVMDVIDYSIIVDGLCKGAYFDKALDLCTFVKKKGITLNIISYNSVINGLCRQGCLVEAFRLFDSLERIDLAPSEITYATLLDTLCREGLLLDGKRLFERMVLRGLKPNTHVYNSLIYGYCKFGKMEEAFRLLHDMEIKCLKPEEFTVSAVINGYSQKGDMEGALGFFIEFKKKGVSPDFLGFLYLIRGLCAKGRMEEARSILREMLQSQSVVELINRVDTEVETESIGSFLVDLCEQGSIQEAITVLNEVASMFFPVQRWYSAHHKSDIQSLHERQGFGTVASKSLAWRSEIDLGFGLSDVKEVEKAVKNYDRSGKRSKFLDFDNFYTVLASLCSRGELQKAGQLAKEMLSNLDTAD is encoded by the coding sequence aactCTCACACCCACTCAATCCTCACATGGGCTCTCCTCAAATCCCACAAATTTGATGAAGCAGAGCATTTCATGAAGACCCATGATCAGATAGCCCCCAAAACTAGCATGTGGGACTCTTTGATTCAAGGCCTTTGTACCAAACAAAACAACCCAGAAAAAGCACTATCACTATTGCAATTTTGCTTGAGAAACAATGGTATTGTGCcttcttctttcactttttcttcattgatttttagatttagctctGAGGGAAACATGGGTAGGGCAATTGAGGTGCTAGAGTTGATGACAGACGAAAATGTTAGATACCCTTTTGACAATTTTGTTTGTACTTCattgatttctgggttttgtaaGATTGGGAAACCTGAACTTGCTGTGGGGTTTTTTGAAAATGCTGTGAGTTCAGGTGCTTTGAGACCTAATGTTGTGACTTATACAGCTCTTGTGAGTGCTCTTTGTAAGTTGGGAAGAGTGAATGAGGTTGGTGATTTGGTTTATAGGATGGAGAAGGAAGGACTAGGAATGGCATTTGATGTTGTTTTCTATAGTAGTTGGATTTGTGGGTATGTAGCTGAAGGGCTTTTAATGGATGTgtttagaaagaagaaagaaatggttGAAAGGGGAATAAACCTGGATACCGTGAGTTATACTATACTGATAGATGGGTTTTCCAAGCTTGGGGATGTGGAAAAGGCAGTTGGTTTTTTGAATAAGATGAGAAAAGATGGAGTACAGCCCAATTTGGTAACTTACACTGCAATTATGTTGGGATTTTGCAAGAGAGGGAAATTGGAAGAAGCATTTTCCATTTTCAAAATGGTTGATGATTTGGGGATTGTGGTGGACGAATTTATGTATGCAACTTTAATTAATGGGTTGTGTAGGAGAGGAGATTTTGATCGGGTTTTTCATCTGCTTGATGAGATGGAGAAGAGGGGAATTAGTCCAAGTACTGTGACGTACAATATTGTGATCAATGGATTGTGCAAATTTGGGAGGACATCCGAGGCTGATAAGGTATCAAAGGGCGTAACTGGAGATGTCATTACTTATAGTACATTGTTACATGGGTACATTGGGGAAGAAAATATAACTGGGATTTTGGAAACAAAGAGGAGATTGGAAGAAGCTGGAGTTTGTATGGACATTGTTATGTGTAATATACTTATTAAAGCACTCTTTATGGTTGGGGCATTTGAAGATGCTTATGTACTTTACAAGGGAATGCCAGAAATGGATATAGTTGCAGATTCTTTTACTTATTGTACAATGATCGATGGGTATTGTAAAGTAAATAGAATTGATGAGGCACTTGAGATATTTGATGAGTTTAGGAGGACACCTATTTTTTCAGCTGCATGCTACAATAGTATTATTAACGGGCTTTGTAAGAAGGGTATGGTGGATATGGCCACTGAAGTGTTTTTTGAACTCAATGAGAAAGGTTTAACTTTGGATGGTAATATCCACATGATGTTGATCAGAGCAATTTTTGAAGCACAAAGTGCAAATGGGATCTTAAATGTAGTTTGCAGATTGAATAATCAAAGGCCAGAATATGATGTTATATGTAATGCTGCCATATTCTTCTTGTGCAAGAGAGGTTTGCCTGAGACAGCAGGTGAAGTGTACATGGTGATGAGAAGGAAAGGGTCAACTGTGACACTCAAGTCTTACTATTCAATCTTAAAAGGGCTTATTAGTGGCGGAAAAGTTTGGCTAAGTCAGCCTATTTTGAGTGCCTTTTTAAAAGAATATGGCCTAGTTGAACCTAGGGTAAACAAGATATTAGCATTCTACTTGAGTCTAAAAGATGCCAACAGCACCATTCAATTTCTTGACAGAATCAAGGAGAAGATTTCAGCTGTCACTCTTCCCGTTTCTGTTTTTAAGGCACTCATAAAGCATGGTAGAGTTTTAGATGCATACAAACTTCTTGTTGAGGCTGAAGATTATCTACCTGTTATGGATGTGATTGATTATTCAATTATAGTTGATGGACTTTGCAAGGGAGCATATTTTGATAAAGCGTTAGATCTCTGTACATTTGTTAAAAAGAAGGGGATTACCCTAAACATCATCTCTTATAATTCTGTTATAAATGGCTTGTGCCGTCAGGGTTGCCTTGTTGAAGCATTTAGGTTATTTGATTCATTGGAGAGAATTGATTTAGCTCCTTCTGAAATTACATATGCTACATTGTTAGACACTTTATGTAGGGAGGGACTATTGCTAGATGGCAAGCGTTTGTTTGAGAGAATGGTTCTGAGGGGACTCAAACCAAATACACATGTTTATAACTCACTAATTTATGGTTATTGCAAGTTCGGTAAAATGGAAGAAGCCTTTAGGCTTCTGCATGATATGGAGATAAAATGCCTTAAGCCTGAGGAATTCACTGTTAGTGCTGTTATCAATGGCTATAGCCAAAAGGGTGACATGGAAGGGGCTCTAGGATTTTTTATCGAATTCAAGAAGAAAGGTGTATCCCCTGATTTCTTGGGTTTCTTGTATTTGATCAGAGGTCTATGTGCCAAAGGAAGGATGGAAGAAGCCAGGAGTATCTTGAGAGAAATGCTTCAGTCTCAGTCAGTTGTGGAGCTTATAAACAGAGTTGATACTGAGGTTGAAACAGAGTCAATAGGAAGTTTTCTTGTTGATTTATGTGAGCAAGGAAGTATCCAAGAAGCTATTACTGTTCTTAATGAAGTTGCATCTATGTTTTTTCCTGTTCAAAGATGGTATAGTGCTCATCATAAATCAGATATACAAAGTCTTCATGAACGGCAGGGATTTGGTACAGTTGCTTCGAAGTCTTTAGCATGGCGTTCTGAAATTGATTTGGGGTTTGGATTGTCCGATGTTAAGGAGGTAGAGAAGGCGGTTAAAAATTATGATCGATCAGGGAAAAGATCTAAATTTCTTGACTTTGACAATTTCTACACTGTCTTAGCTTCACTCTGTTCAAGAGGGGAGCTGCAGAAGGCTGGTCAATTAGCAAAAGAAATGCTTTCTAATTTGGATACAGCTGATTAA
- the LOC126710592 gene encoding uncharacterized protein LOC126710592, giving the protein MERSEPTLFPEWLRSTGSVTGGGSSSHHSASTASHSDGPLLAHNTRNRTSKSTGDFDAPRSAFLDRTSSSNSRRSSSNGSAKHAYSSFNRGHRDKDREKEKERSNFGDHWDRDCSDPLGSIYPNRLEKDSLRRSQSMVSRKQGEPLSRKVSVESKNSSSNNHNGNGVLSGGGIGSSIQKTVFEKDFPSLGTEEKQGAPDIGRVSSPGLTTAVHSLPVGSTALIGGEGWTSALAEVPTIIGGSSSSSSSTGSLSVQQTVAPASGSGASSAMAGLNMAEALAQAPSRVRTTPQLSVNTQRLEELAIKQSRQLIPVTPPMPKTSALNSTDKSKPKTAVRNTEVIAAAKSGQQQPSLQNANQSLRSGHVKSDASKTSHGKFLVLKGPWENGVSTSPKDVASPTNNAPRTANSQPPVTPSAASTPLRSPNNLKNSSLERKVAAFNQKSGFKERRPSSSQVQSRNDFFNRLKKQTSTNTSTVLPDSGPVISSPTMEKSDEMIGEVVSAPASPHATENGAEVTSNGDACEVVQRFSVVGEDNISSSATICPDEEEAAFLRSLGWEENSGEDEGLTEEEINSFYQRIQIMKLNPSLCRGVQPMLSKLSESHLTSLGGASSELSPPDSGSEA; this is encoded by the exons ATGGAAAGAAGTGAACCCACATTATTTCCAGAATGGTTGAGAAGTACTGGAAGTGTTACTGGGGGTGGCAGTTCAAGCCACCATTCTGCGTCAACTGCTTCTCATTCAG ATGGTCCTTTATTGGCTCATAACACACGAAATAGAACTTCTAAGAGCACGGGTGATTTTGATGCCCCTCGTTCTGCATTTCTGGACCGGACATCTTCATCAAATTCACGGAGGAGTTCTAGTAATGGTTCTGCAAAGCATGCATACAGTAGTTTTAATAGAGGTCACCGGGACAAGGACCGTGAGAAGGAAAAGGAGAGGTCAAACTTTGGGGACCATTGGGATCGTGACTGTTCTGACCCTCTAGGAAGCATATATCCAAATAGGCTAGAGAAGGACTCATTGCGTCGTTCTCAATCAATGGTTTCCAGGAAACAGGGTGAACCATTGTCACGAAAAGTTTCTGTAGAGTCTAAAAACAGCAGCAGTAACAATCACAATGGCAATGGTGTGCTTTCTGGGGGTGGTATTGGTAGTAGTATTCAAAAGACAGTGTTTGAGAAGGATTTTCCCTCACTTGGGACTGAAGAAAAGCAAGGAGCGCCTGATATAGGAAGAGTTTCTTCTCCGGGTTTGACCACTGCTGTTCATAGCTTACCTGTAGGTAGTACAGCTTTGATTGGTGGGGAGGGATGGACATCGGCTCTGGCAGAGGTGCCTACCATTATTGgtggcagcagcagcagcagcagcagcacaGGATCCTTATCTGTTCAACAGACTGTTGCTCCAGCTTCAGGGTCTGGGGCTTCAAGTGCAATGGCTGGTCTTAATATGGCTGAAGCATTGGCTCAAGCTCCATCACGAGTTCGTACTACCCCTCAG TTATCTGTCAATACACAGAGACTTGAGGAATTGGCTATTAAGCAATCTAGGCAATTAATACCAGTTACACCTCCAATGCCTAAAACTTCG GCCCTCAATTCCACTGACAAATCAAAGCCCAAAACAGCGGTCAGAAATACTGAGGTCATTGCAGCTGCCAAGAGTGGGCAGCAGCAACCATCTCTACAAAACGCTAATCAATCTCTTCGCAGTGGACATGTCAAATCTGATGCTTCCAAGACATCTCATGGGAAGTTTCTTGTTCTGAAAGGGCCATGGGAAAATGGTGTTTCTACTTCTCCAAAGGATGTTGCTAGTCCAACAAATAATGCCCCCAGAACTGCTAATAGCCAGCCTCCTGTTACTCCATCAGCTGCATCTACTCCTTTGAGGAGCCCTAACAACCTTAAGAATTCCTCCTTGGAGCGCAAGGTTGCTGCATTTAATCAGAAATCAGGATTTAAGGAAAGGAGACCTTCCTCGTCTCAAGTACAGAGCCGGAATGATTTTTTCAATCGTTTAAAGAAGCAAACTTCAACAAACACTTCTACAGTTCTCCCAGATTCTGGCCCTGTTATTTCATCTCCTACCATGGAAAAATCTGATGAAATGATTGGGGAAGTGGTCAGTGCTCCTGCAAGTCCTCATGCTACTGAAAATGGTGCTGAGGTCACAAGCAATGGTGATGCCTGTGAAGTGGTTCAGAGGTTTTCTGTTGTTGGAGAGGACAACATAAGCTCCAGTGCAACAATTTGTCCAGATGAGGAAGAGGCTGCATTCCTTCGTTCTCTTGGCTGGGAGGAAAATTCTGGCGAGGATGAAGGCCTTACAGAGGAGGAGATCAACTCTTTTTATCAAAGG ATCCAGATCATGAAACTGAACCCATCGCTGTGCCGAGGTGTGCAGCCAATGCTTTCAAAGTTGTCTGAATCTCATTTGACTAGCTTGGGTGGAGCATCCTCTGAGTTGAGCCCACCTGACTCTGGATCTGAAGCTTGA